The following are encoded in a window of Rosa chinensis cultivar Old Blush chromosome 4, RchiOBHm-V2, whole genome shotgun sequence genomic DNA:
- the LOC112199362 gene encoding (-)-germacrene D synthase, whose amino-acid sequence MSVQLSSASKAQSPNATADVKRRSSNLAPSIWGDYFLSYASMEVDISLEQQVQQLKEEVKRMLMHNVKDDSQKLSLIDDIQLLGVSYHFNNEICEILQQIFDNDHVSYDDLHQNNSDLYAVALRFRLLRQQGYNASCEMYFSNLKDNDGKFKESLACDTKGLLGLYEATHLRTHGDDILDEALAFTTTHLEAATRRGLSSPLLKQVTHALYQPLWKGMSRIEVRHYLSTYQENDSHDETLLNFARLDFNLLQQLYQKELCEITRWWKDLDFVKNSSFARDRLVESYVCALGTLFEPEYYFARKTLSKVIYMVAVLDDMFDVYGTLEELELFNEAIQRWHISAMDQLPEDYMKFVYKALLDVYTEIEEKLASEGNLYGIHHARESMKIHVDGYMKEARWFYSKYTPTFDEYLPLANVTSLYSLSIASVVGMGRAATKDSLDWLFTDPGIVNAASLIGRLLNDIMSHQFEQQRGHSASAVELYMKEHGATEEEAIAELTNQVNDAWKVINKACLHPTRIPLPVLMRPLNLARLMEVLYKNVDSFTKPGVEFNGFVTSLLIEPVPTA is encoded by the exons GAAGTGGATATTTCTCTTGAGCAACAGGTTCAACAACTGAAGGAAGAAGTGAAAAGGATGCTTATGCATAATGTTAAAGACGATTCACAAAAACTAAGCTTGATTGATGACATTCAACTCTTGGGCGTGTCCTACCATTTCAACAATGAGATTTGTGAAATTTTGCAACAAATATTTGACAATGACCATGTTTCATATGATGATCTTCATCAAAATAATTCTGACCTTTATGCAGTTGCTCTTCGTTTCCGATTGCTTCGGCAACAAGGATACAATGCTTCATGTG AAATGTACTTCAGCAACTTGAAAGACAATGATGGGAAATTCAAGGAATCACTTGCCTGTGATACAAAAGGACTACTAGGCTTGTATGAAGCCACGCATCTTCGGACACACGGTGATGACATACTTGACGAGGCACTAGCCTTCACCACAACTCATCTTGAGGCTGCAACACGCCGTGGTTTAAGCTCCCCACTTTTGAAACAAGTAACTCACGCCTTGTATCAGCCACTTTGGAAGGGCATGTCAAGGATAGAAGTGAGGCATTACTTATCTACCTACCAAGAAAACGATTCTCATGATGAAACTCTCCTGAATTTTGCACGGCTGGATTTCAACCTACTGCAGCAACTCTATCAAAAAGAACTATGTGAAATTACAAG GTGGTGGAAGGATTTGGACTTCGTGAAGAACTCATCTTTTGCGAGAGATAGGTTGGTTGAGAGCTACGTTTGCGCTTTGGGAACCCTCTTTGAGCCAGAATATTACTTTGCTAGGAAGACATTAAGCAAAGTTATTTACATGGTAGCCGTGCTTGATGACATGTTTGATGTTTATGGCACACTTGAAGAGCTAGAGCTCTTTAATGAAGCTATTCAGAG GTGGCACATCTCTGCCATGGATCAATTGCCTGAAGACTATATGAAATTCGTTTATAAGGCACTGTTGGATGTCTACACTGAAATTGAAGAAAAGCTTGCAAGCGAGGGAAACTTGTATGGCATTCACCATGCAAGAGAATCG ATGAAAATCCATGTCGATGGTTACATGAAAGAAGCTAGATGGTTTTACTCGAAATACACCCCAACTTTTGATGAATATTTGCCGCTAGCAAATGTTACATCCTTGTATTCGCTGTCAATAGCATCCGTTGTTGGAATGGGACGTGCTGCTACAAAAGACTCCTTGGATTGGTTATTCACTGATCCTGGGATCGTAAACGCTGCATCATTAATTGGCAGACTCTTAAACGACATTATGTCGCATCAG TTCGAACAACAGAGAGGGCATTCTGCTTCAGCTGTGGAATTATATATGAAAGAACATGGTGCtacagaagaagaagccatagCAGAACTAACTAATCAAGTGAATGATGCATGGAAGGTCATAAACAAAGCTTGCCTCCACCCTACCCGAATCCCATTGCCGGTTCTAATGCGACCTCTCAACCTTGCACGTTTGATGGAAGTTCTTTACAAGAATGTAGATTCCTTTACGAAGCCTGGAGTTGAGTTCAATGGTTTTGTGACTTCTCTGCTTATCGAACCCGTGCCTACTGCCTAA